Proteins encoded together in one Undibacterium sp. CCC3.4 window:
- a CDS encoding lasso peptide biosynthesis B2 protein gives MSLAARKLRNFLRQPRFFQLGFFPTWCLLGLARMVVLSVPFRQIAPRLGQHAGVNAAVPLLTPAAIFRARQISHLINGSARYCPWNANCFAQAITARCWLKVYGIPYALYFGLKKDAEQKLLAHAWVCAGPVYVTGGNSFSEFTVVSMFLSPALWAR, from the coding sequence TTTTTTGCGTCAACCGCGGTTTTTTCAATTGGGATTTTTCCCCACTTGGTGTCTGCTTGGCCTGGCGCGGATGGTGGTGCTCAGCGTACCGTTTCGTCAAATTGCGCCGCGTCTGGGCCAACATGCCGGGGTCAATGCGGCCGTGCCTTTGCTGACGCCGGCGGCGATTTTTCGGGCGCGTCAAATTTCCCACCTGATCAACGGCAGCGCCCGTTATTGTCCTTGGAATGCGAATTGTTTTGCACAAGCGATTACGGCGCGCTGTTGGCTCAAAGTTTATGGCATTCCCTATGCCTTGTATTTCGGCTTAAAAAAAGATGCCGAACAAAAACTGCTGGCCCATGCCTGGGTCTGTGCCGGTCCGGTGTATGTAACGGGTGGAAATAGTTTTTCTGAATTTACTGTGGTCAGCATGTTTCTCTCGCCAGCGCTATGGGCACGCTGA
- a CDS encoding ABC transporter ATP-binding protein, with translation MPELSAWQSAQAFFRLIRQEPRRPLLMLGLCMAIVSVSEGFGVSLLVPLFALLQDAAHTGIPRPSAFNGMLARSFSALSMPFQGLSILLVFISLQALKTVAQFFREILSTEIQCNLVDRLRERCLMAVLKSEWTWLSQRNNAEYANLLLTDINRIGFGLNFFIQLSSVMAQLLVYTIAALWLSPPMTALVLSAGILMFFTESRLRREALHLGAGLGLTSQRLHSTVQESLQGIKLVKILGNESRHLQNFLQSMQGYRQQLMRFQRSASYSRARAQLLASLMLAVLLYTGLEVWHLPLAELAALILVFSRLMPLAAQCQQHLQQCLHTLPALADTERVLAQCREAAEPETAAVAPTFSHQLTLHGIDFHYPGRERAALKAIDLTIVANTTTAIIGESGAGKSSLADMLMGLLRPEHGTMSIDGKVLDDAQRVQWRHALAYVPQEPVLFNDTIRSNLLWALPDADDTALWLALDKAAAGFVRDLPLGLATLVGDQGLRLSGGERQRIALARALLRRPALLLLDEATSALDVENEERIRQAIVDLHGNLTVVAIGHRLASLQHADHVVVMEAGRIVRQGTWQQVQAADAAKHLTRADS, from the coding sequence ATGCCCGAGCTGTCGGCATGGCAGAGTGCTCAGGCATTTTTTCGTTTGATACGCCAAGAGCCGCGTCGCCCGCTGCTGATGTTAGGGCTGTGCATGGCCATCGTCAGCGTCAGTGAGGGTTTTGGCGTCAGTTTGCTGGTACCCTTGTTTGCTTTATTGCAGGATGCGGCCCACACCGGCATACCAAGGCCGAGCGCTTTCAACGGCATGCTGGCGCGCAGTTTTTCCGCGCTATCGATGCCCTTTCAAGGCTTGAGTATTTTGCTGGTTTTTATCAGCTTACAAGCGCTGAAAACTGTCGCCCAGTTTTTTCGAGAAATCCTGTCTACCGAAATTCAATGCAACCTGGTTGACCGTTTACGCGAGCGCTGCTTGATGGCGGTATTGAAAAGTGAGTGGACTTGGCTATCGCAACGGAATAATGCAGAATATGCGAATCTGTTGCTGACCGATATTAACCGCATCGGCTTCGGTCTGAATTTTTTCATCCAGCTCAGTAGTGTGATGGCGCAACTGCTGGTGTATACCATCGCGGCGCTGTGGCTATCGCCACCGATGACGGCGCTGGTATTGAGCGCCGGGATACTGATGTTTTTCACCGAAAGCCGTTTGCGGCGCGAAGCCTTACACTTGGGCGCGGGCTTGGGTCTGACTTCGCAGCGGCTGCACAGCACGGTACAAGAAAGCCTGCAAGGTATCAAGTTAGTCAAAATTCTCGGCAATGAATCACGTCACTTGCAAAATTTTTTGCAATCGATGCAAGGCTACCGCCAGCAATTGATGCGCTTTCAACGCAGCGCCAGTTATTCACGCGCACGCGCGCAACTGCTTGCCAGCTTGATGCTGGCCGTCTTACTGTATACCGGACTGGAAGTCTGGCATTTGCCTCTCGCGGAGTTGGCCGCCTTGATCTTGGTTTTTTCTCGCTTGATGCCGCTGGCTGCGCAATGCCAACAGCACTTGCAGCAGTGCTTGCACACTCTGCCAGCGCTGGCTGACACCGAAAGGGTCTTGGCCCAGTGCCGTGAAGCGGCGGAACCAGAGACTGCTGCGGTGGCGCCGACATTTTCGCATCAGTTAACGTTACACGGCATAGACTTCCATTACCCGGGCCGCGAGCGCGCCGCGCTCAAGGCGATCGATCTGACGATTGTCGCCAATACCACCACCGCCATCATCGGCGAGTCGGGTGCGGGAAAAAGCAGCTTGGCCGATATGCTGATGGGCTTGCTGCGCCCCGAGCACGGCACGATGTCGATCGATGGCAAGGTACTCGATGATGCACAGCGGGTGCAATGGCGTCATGCGCTGGCCTATGTGCCGCAAGAACCAGTCCTGTTCAATGACACGATACGCAGCAATTTGTTGTGGGCGCTGCCGGATGCGGACGACACCGCATTATGGTTAGCTTTGGATAAAGCCGCCGCCGGTTTTGTGCGTGATTTACCACTGGGACTGGCGACGCTGGTCGGCGATCAGGGCTTGCGTTTATCTGGCGGCGAGCGCCAGCGGATTGCCCTGGCACGTGCCTTATTACGCCGCCCGGCCTTGCTGTTGCTGGATGAAGCCACCAGTGCACTCGATGTGGAAAATGAAGAGCGGATCCGTCAGGCCATCGTTGATCTGCATGGCAATCTGACGGTGGTGGCCATCGGCCATCGCTTGGCCAGCTTGCAGCATGCCGATCATGTGGTGGTGATGGAAGCCGGACGCATAGTGCGTCAAGGCACTTGGCAGCAGGTGCAAGCAGCCGACGCGGCGAAACACCTGACGCGCGCCGACAGTTGA